One genomic region from Lynx canadensis isolate LIC74 chromosome E1, mLynCan4.pri.v2, whole genome shotgun sequence encodes:
- the TLCD2 gene encoding TLC domain-containing protein 2, giving the protein MWGLLVTGASFAAFRGLHWALQLLPTPGSAAQDRWKWRNICVSLVHSLLTGVGALLGLSLYPQMAADPIHGHPFWALVLVAVSVGYFLADGADMLCNQTLGQAWELLCHHLVVVSCLSTAILSSHYVGLSMVSLLLELNSACLHLRKLLLLSHQAPSLAFSMASWATLATLALFRLVPLGWISLWLIRQQHQVPPALVILGGTGLVTVGAMSIILGVRILVSDVLRSRHHPPIPGHKETRDTRRCCDGELVTRDGSILSLKD; this is encoded by the exons ATGTGGGGGCTCCTTGTGACCGGCGCCTCCTTCGCCGCCTTCCGGGGGCTGCACTGGGCGCTGCAGCTGCTGCCCACGCCGGGATCTGCTGCCCAGGACCGTTGGAAGTGGCGGAACATCTGTGTCTCCCTGGTGCACAGCCTGCTCACAGGGGTCGGGGCGCTGCTCGG GCTCTCGCTGTACCCTCAGATGGCTGCCGACCCGATTCACGGCCACCCGTTCTGGGCCCTGGTGCTGGTGGCTGTGTCCGTGG GTTATTTCTTGGCGGATGGAGCTGACATGCTGTGCAACCAGACCTTGGGCCAGGCGTGGGAACTTCTCTGTCATCATTTGGTG GTAGTGAGCTGCCTCAGCACCGCCATTCTGTCCAGCCACTATGTAGGCCTCTCTATGGTGTCTTTGCTCCTGGAGCTGAACTCTGCCTGCCTGCACCTACGAAAATTGCTGCTGCTTTCCCACCAGGCCCCATCCTTGGCCTTCAGCATGGCCAGCTGGGCCACCCTGGCCACCCTGGCCCTCTTCCGCCTGGTGCCTCTGGGGTGGATAAGTCTGTGGCTGATCCGGCAGCAACACCAGGTGCCTCCTGCTCTGGTCATCCTTGGTGGAACTGGACTGGTGACTGTGGGTGCCATGAGCATCATACTGGGCGTCCGTATCTTGGTCAGTGATGTCCTACGGTCTCGGCACCACCCGCCCATCCCTGGGCACAAGGAAACCAGGGACACAAGGAGATGTTGTGATGGTGAGCTTGTCACCAGGGATGGTTCCATTCTCAGCCTGAAAGACTAG